The proteins below are encoded in one region of Nyctibius grandis isolate bNycGra1 chromosome 7, bNycGra1.pri, whole genome shotgun sequence:
- the ABCF2 gene encoding ATP-binding cassette sub-family F member 2 has protein sequence MPSDLAKKKAAKKKEAAKARQRPRRAPEENDDAGTEPQEVRPPEANGTSLPEVDALTKELEDFELKKAAARAVTGVLASHPNSTDVHIINLSLTFHGQELLSDTKLELNSGRRYGLIGLNGIGKSMLLSAIGKREVPIPEHIDIYHLTREMPPSDKTPLQCVMEVDTERAMLEREAERLAHEDAECEKLLELYERLEELDADKAEARASRILHGLGFTPAMQRKKLKDFSGGWRMRVALARALFIRPFMLLLDEPTNHLDLDACVWLEEELKTFKRILVLISHSQDFLNGVCTNIIHMHNRKLKYYTGNYDQYVKTRLELEENQMKRFHWEQDQIAHMKNYIARFGHGSAKLARQAQSKEKTLQKMMASGLTERVVNDKTLSFYFPPCGKIPPPVIMVQNVSFKYTKDGPWIYNNLEFGIDLDTRVALVGPNGAGKSTLLKLLTGELLPTDGMIRKHSHVKIGRYHQHLQEQLDLDLSPLEYMLKCYPEIKEKEEMRKIIGRYGLTGKQQVSPIRNLSDGQKCRVCFAWLAWQNPHMLFLDEPTNHLDIETIDALADAINEFEGGMMLVSHDFRLIQQVAQEIWVCEKQTITKWQGDILAYKEHLKSKLVDEDPQLTKKTHNV, from the exons aTGCCCTCCGACCTGGCCAAGAAGAAGGCGGCCAAGAAGAAGGAGGCGGCCAAGGCCCGGCAGCGGCCGCGCCGGGCCCCGGAGGAGAACGACGATGCCGGGACGGAGCCGCAGGAGGTCCGGCCCCCGGAGGCCAACGGAACGTCGCTGCCAG AGGTGGATGCTCTTACAAAGGAGCTGGAGGACTTTGAATTAAAGAAAGCTGCTGCCCGTGCTGTGACAGGAGTGCTGGCCTCCCATCCCAACAGCACTGACGTGCACATCATTAACCTCTCGCTCACCTTCCACGGCCAGGAGCTGCTGAGTGACACAAAACTCGAGCTGAACTCCGGGAGGCGCTACGGCCTGATTGGGCTCAATGGGATTG GGAAATCCATGCTTTTGTCAGCTATTGGGAAGCGAGAGGTGCCCATCCCAGAGCATATTGACATCTATCACCTGACCCGAGAGATGCCTCCCAGTGACAAGACCCCTCTACAGTGTGTGATGGAGGTGGATACAGAGAGGGCCATGTTAGAACGAGAGGCGGAACGTCTGGCTCATGAAGATG CGGAGTGTGAGAAACTCTTGGAGTTATATGAACGTCTGGAGGAGCTGGATGCTGACAAGGCAGAAGCACGTGCCTCACGTATCCTTCACGGCTTGGGGTTCACGCCAGCCatgcagaggaagaagctgaAGGACTTTAGTGGTGGCTGGCGAATGAGGGTGGCTCTTGCGAG AGCCCTCTTCATTCGGCCTTTCATGCTGCTGCTAGATGAGCCCACAAACCACCTTGACCTGGATGCCTGCGtgtggctggaggaagagctgaAAAC GTTCAAGCGGATCCTTGTGCTGATATCCCACTCGCAGGACTTCTTGAACGGTGTCTGCACCAACATAATCCACATGCACAACCGCAAACTGAAGTACTACACG GGAAATTATGATCAGTATGTGAAGACTCGCTTGGAACTAGAAGAAAACCAAATGAAGCGATTCCACTGGGAGCAAGATCAGATTGCGCATATGAAG AATTACATTGCACGATTTGGTCATGGGAGTGCGAAGCTGGCCAGGCAGGCTCAGAGCAAGGAGAAGACCCTTCAGAAAATGATGGCTTCTGGCTTGACAGAGAGAGTTGTGAATGATAAG ACTTTGTCGTTCTATTTCCCGCCCTGTGGGAAAATCCCCCCTCCTGTCATCATGGTGCAGAATGTCAGCTTCAAGTACACCAAGGATGGG CCATGGATCTATAATAACCTGGAGTTTGGGATTGACTTGGATACCCGTGTAGCTCTTGTTGGACCCAATGGAGCTGGAAAGTCAACACTGCTGAAGCTGCTCACAGGAGAG CTGCTGCCCACAGATGGGATGATTCGCAAGCACTCACATGTGAAGATCGGTAGATACCACCAG cACTTGCAAGAGCAGTTGGACTTAGACCTCTCACCCCTGGAGTACATGCTGAAGTGCTACCCGGAGAtcaaggagaaggaggagatgaGAAAAATCATTGGCAGATACGGTCTGACAGGGAAGCAACAG GTGAGCCCCATTAGGAACCTCTCTGATGGGCAGAAGTGCCGTGTGTGCTTCGCGTGGCTGGCCTGGCAGAATCCTCACATGCTTTTCCTGGATGAGCCCACCAACCACTTGGACATAGAAACGATAGATGCTCTGGCAGATGCTATCAATGAATTTGAAGGAGGAATGATGCTCGTCAGCCACGACTTCAGACTCATCCAGCAG GTTGCACAGGAGATCTGGGTCTGTGAGAAGCAGACGATCACCAAGTGGCAAGGCGACATCCTCGCCTACAAGGAGCATCTCAAGTCCAAGCTGGTGGATGAGGACCCGCAGCTCACCAAGAAGACCCACAACGTGTGA
- the H2BK1 gene encoding histone H2B type 2-K1, with protein MSAEAGKKRGHAPTSGDRKSKRKPKRKETYSVYIYKVLKQVHPDTGISSKAMSIMNSFVNDIFERLASEASRLAQYTHRTTITSREVQTAVRLLLPGELAKHAVSEGTKAVTKYTSSK; from the exons ATGAGTGCAGAAGCTGGGAAGAAGCGTGGTCATGCTCCCACCTCTGGGGACAGGAAGTCTAAGAGGAAGCCTAAGAGAAAGGAAACCTATTCGGTCTATATCTACAAAGTACTGAAGCAG GTGCACCCAGACACCGGCATCTCCTCCAAGGCCATGAGCATCATGAACTCCTTCGTCAACGACATCTTCGAGCGGCTGGCCTCGGAGGCCTCGCGCCTGGCCCAGTACACCCACCGCACCACCATCACCAGCCGCGAGGTGCAGACGGCCGTGCGGCTCCTGCTGCCCGGCGAGCTGGCCAAGCACGCCGTCTCCGAGGGCACCAAGGCCGTCACCAAGTACACCAGCAGCAAGTGA
- the CHPF2 gene encoding chondroitin sulfate glucuronyltransferase — protein sequence MRLAALLAALRPVLPLVLGLSLGCSLSLLRASWSQSAGEDQCRGAAGPGPFAGGAPPEAAGGGPGPGHEDFRPRIVPYYRDPNKPYKKVLRTRYIQTELGFHERLFVAVLTSKATLNTLAVAVNKTVAHHFPRLLYFTGLRSAKVPHGMVLVAHGDERPIWLMYETVHYIHQHFGSDYDWFYIMQDDTYAQAEQVKALVTHLSINQDVYLGRAEEFIGGDEQARYCHGGFGYLISRSLLLKLHPHLDSCRNEILSVRPDEWLGRCIIDFLGVTCVSQLQGQHYHTYELAKNTEPEKEEEEEFQAALAVHPVSDMTLMYRLHKRFSRIQLDRAYQEIQDLQMQIRNLTSLTPAGEAGLTWPVGINAPFLPKSRFEVIGWDYFTEQHLFSCPDGSPKCELSGASKADVSEIIESALEQLNSRYQPLLRFSKRQLLNGYRRFDPTRGMEYTLDLLLEAVTQKGHSHVLAKRVSLVRPLSKVEIIPMPYVTEATRVQLVLPLTVQDLDFVANFLDMFAMNTLDTHDNALLTLLFIYHPYDAQRVSQVDVFAGVKAMVGELEKRYAEVKIPWISVKTEVPSQVKLMDIVSKKHPVDTLFFLASVWTEINMEFLNRCRMNTISNWQVFFPVHFQEFNPALVYRGEQTASSSTDFLRDGHFDRHSFAEACFYNSDYMTARTKLAADILDRDEVLENMEVFDVFLHYSGLHLFRAVEPGLVQKYALRSCNPRLSEELYHRCVLSNLEGLASRSHLAMALFEQEQANST from the exons ATGCGCCTGGCTGCGCTGCTGGCCGCGCTGCGGCCCGTGCTGCCGCTCGTCCTGGGCCTCTCTCTCGGCTGCAGCCTGAGCCTGCTGCGCGCCTCCTGGAGCCAGAGCGCAGGGGAGGACCAgtgccggggggcggcgggccccGGGCCCTTCGCCGGCGGAGCGCCTCCggaggcggcgggcggaggGCCGGGCCCGGGCCATGAGGACTTCAGGCCTAGGATCGTCCCGTACTACAGAGACCCCAACAAGCCTTACAAAAAAGTGCTCAG AACTCGCTACATCCAGACAGAATTGGGATTCCACGAGAGACTGTTTGTGGCTGTGCTGACCTCCAAGGCTACCCTGAATACGTTGGCAGTGGCAGTGAACAAGACAGTAGCCCATCACTTCCCGCGCCTGCTGTACTTCACAGGGTTGCGCAGTGCCAAGGTGCCTCACGGCATGGTGCTGGTGGCCCACGGGGATGAGCGTCCCATTTGGCTCATGTACGAGACCGTGCACTACATCCATCAGCATTTCGGTTCTGACTATGACTGGTTCTACATCATGCAGGATGACACCTATGCCCAGGCTGAACAGGTCAAGGCTCTGGTGACGCACCTAAGTATCAACCAAGATGTCTACCTGGGGCGAGCAGAGGAGTTTATCGGGGGAGATGAGCAGGCCCGCTATTGTCACGGTGGCTTTGGCTACCTGATCTCCCGCAGCCTGCTGCTTAAGCTCCATCCTCACCTGGACAGCTGTCGCAATGAGATCCTTAGCGTGCGGCCAGATGAGTGGCTGGGACGTTGCATCATCGATTTCCTTGGCGTCACTTGTGTTTCCCAGCTCCAG GGCCAGCATTATCACACCTACGAACTGGCCAAAAATACCGAGccggagaaggaggaagaagaggagttCCAAGCAGCTCTTGCTGTGCACCCTGTTTCCGACATGACCCTGATGTACCGGCTGCACAAGCGCTTCAGCAGGATCCAGCTGGACAGAGCCTACCAGGAGATCCAGGACCTCCAG ATGCAGATCAGGAACCTGACATCGTTGACCCCTGCAGGCGAGGCAGGCTTGACGTGGCCTGTGGGCATTAATGCCCCATTTCTTCCAAAGTCACGTTTTGAGGTAATCGGCTGGGACTACTTCACTGAGCAGCACCTCTTCTCCTGTCCTGATGGCTCCCCCAAGTGTGAGCTCTCTGGAGCCAGCAAAGCAGATGTCAGTGAAATCATCGAGTCCGCACTTGAGCAGCTTAACAGTCGCTACCAGCCTCTGCTCCGCTTCAGCAAGCGGCAGTTGCTGAATGGCTATCGGCGCTTTGACCCCACGCGGGGCATGGAATACACGCtggacctgctgctggaggcagtgACCCAGAAGGGCCACAGTCATGTTCTGGCCAAACGAGTGAGTTTGGTGCGGCCCTTAAGTAAGGTGGAAATTATTCCTATGCCGTATGTGACAGAGGCCACACGGGTGCAACTGGTGCTTCCCTTGACAGTGCAGGACCTGGATTTTGTGGCAAACTTCCTGGATATGTTTGCTATGAACACACTGGACACACACGATAATGCCTTGCTGACTTTGCTTTTCATCTACCACCCCTATGATGCCCAGCGAGTCAGTCAGGTGGATGTCTTTGCTGGAGTCAAAGCCATGGTAGGAGAGCTGGAGAAGCGCTACGCAGAAGTTAAAATCCCGTGGATTAGTGTTAAGACTGAGGTGCCCTCGCAAGTGAAGCTCATGGATATAGTCTCGAAGAAGCACCCTGTGGATACACTGTTCTTCTTGGCCAGCGTCTGGACAGAAATCAACATGGAGTTCCTGAACCGCTGCCGCATGAATACTATCAGCAATTGGCAGGTCTTCTTCCCAGTGCACTTCCAAGAGTTCAACCCCGCGCTGGTGTACCGTGGTGAGCAGACTGCTTCCTCCAGCACTGACTTCCTGCGGGACGGGCATTTCGACAGACACTCCTTTGCAGAGGCCTGCTTTTACAACTCTGACTACATGACGGCACGCACCAAGCTAGCAGCCGATATCCTAGACCGAGATGAGGTGCTGGAGAACATGGAGGTATTTGATGTCTTCCTCCACTACTCTGGTCTGCACCTGTTCCGGGCTGTGGAGCCAGGGTTAGTGCAGAAATACGCACTGAGGAGCTGCAACCCTCGGCTTAGTGAGGAGTTGTACCACCGCTGTGTGCTTAGTAACTTGGAAGGACTCGCGTCCCGCTCGCATTTAGCCATGGCCCTCTTCGAGCAGGAACAGGCCAACAGCACTTGA